From a single Rosa rugosa chromosome 7, drRosRugo1.1, whole genome shotgun sequence genomic region:
- the LOC133721220 gene encoding transcription factor bHLH140, with protein sequence MEYYFPASSDGSNFSSSSVITNTNTNININGGRNKDKMKKSTSGNDQKSKNKVKLSTDPQSVAARERRHRISERFKILQSLVPGGTKLDTVSMLEEAIQYVKFLKSQIWLHQTMINFAGDDDNQYYDHDPTSGNVFQLPVHHGHPVDPPHQQALCYGQNSFVGTSSVQPSVPVMPEYSCFQGQEATPNIEAYMKYCS encoded by the coding sequence ATGGAGTACTATTTCCCAGCTAGCTCAGATGGTTCcaatttctcttcttcctcagtgatcaccaacaccaacaccaacatcAACATCAATGGCGGGCGCAACAAAGACAAAATGAAGAAGAGTACTAGTGGTAATGATCAGAAGAGCAAGAACAAAGTGAAGCTGTCGACAGACCCACAAAGCGTGGCGGCGAGGGAGAGGAGGCACCGCATCAGCGAAAGGTTCAAGATCCTGCAGAGCCTGGTCCCCGGTGGAACCAAGCTGGACACTGTGTCCATGCTGGAGGAAGCCATTCAGTACGTGAAGTTCTTGAAGAGTCAGATATGGCTTCACCAGACCATGATCAACTTTGCGGGAGATGATGATAATCAGTACTACGATCACGACCCTACATCTGGAAATGTGTTCCAGCTTCCGGTTCATCACGGCCATCCAGTTGATCCTCCTCATCAGCAGGCTTTGTGCTATGGGCAGAATAGTTTCGTGGGTACTAGTTCGGTGCAGCCATCGGTTCCAGTAATGCCGGAATATTCTTGCTTCCAAGGTCAAGAAGCTACGCCTAACATTGAAGCCTATATGAAGTATTGTAGCTAG